ATACAGGGAGATTGCCTATTTCTAGAGGCAAATTCTTACTCTGTCCCCGGGATGTTCCTAGAGCTGAGCAGTTATGTTCCCCTCGTCCTTTCACTCTATGTTCCGGCAGACTTGCAATGATGGCAAGGTGATGCTACTGGAGTTTGGGAGCAGATAAAATCCCAAAGACCTCAGGACTAGGGTTTATTTGCTGTTCTAATCTATTTACAGAAGCAATGGGaagttttaatgattttgtttacCCATGATGGTTAAGTTTGGCAACGCCCCGTCCAATTACTTAGCTGAGGCATTCACTGAGCAGCCCTTTCTGTATTGACCAATTATTTAATTAAACTGTACTCCATTAATCCCAAACCATCATAGGGAACAGAGCTCTTTACAAAATACACATGTAAGTGAAGTTGGAGAgtactgagattttctttttctttctctctctctctttccttctctaattTCAAATGCTTTCTTCCCTGTTTAATGATCTCCCTGACAAGCTCTCTGAAAGAGCTCTCACTTCTAGTCATACATCACCAAGAAGTGGCAAAGCCTTCACTTCTTTATTTCAGGATGATTTGTTTTTCATCAAGAAAAGGGTCTTATACAGTTACTTTACAGTAAGAAAATGGCTTAAAAAGGGTCTACTCTATCATTAtctccatataaataaaattttacagaccctgcatttttttctcctgtaaaaaTTGCCACTGGCAGTCACAGGTTTCAAAGGTAAGAGAaatattaatttccatttctcccaTCTGAAATGACTCAgatctgaaggaaagaaaagtcacGGCCATTTCACTAGTAACAGGATTAAAGCATTTATGAGGCATTGCAGCTGCTCTTTTATGGCACCTGATTGATATTCATGTGTGGTTAGCATTTGTCTACTAACTTGTGTAATGCAGAGAATAGTAAAAGGGAAACAATAATTGCATGGCTGTTACATATTCAGGGGGCTCTAATTCACAACAGTGTGCATTTCAGATGGTGTCAAATACAAACTGGACCTACAGGAACATATTTTGACTGATTAACGTGCAAGCACAGATGGCACAAAAGACACATTGGATGTGTAGGTGTGTTGGAAGCACATGCACACCTTGGTTGGAAACAGCACCATCATTCGATTTCAGCAAACTAAAGaaacaacttctttttttcaaccatttcGATGAGATACTgctggaaaaaaattacatgtattaTCCTAAATTGGACTCCAGAAATACTTAGATTAATTTGTTCTATCCAGCTGTAAGGAAGGGCTTCAACAAGACCTTCTAATGTGTTTATCAggaaatcttgtttttaaaatactacttgTCATTCTAATTTCTGCATTtctattctcattctctctctctctctctctctctctctctctctctctcacacacacacacacacacacacacacacacacacacaccctgcataCACTTCAAGAAAAAGTGTAACACAATAACGCATAGTGACATCCACTGGTAGGGACCAGATCTTAATGCCACAGCATAAACCCACAATACAGAAAAACACCATCAGCTCCAGAAGATTGCTATTTTTACTGCAACATCTGGAAGCAAAGTCCTATCCCTCATTGAGATGTTTGGTCTCTACCCCCACCAACCAACcagatatttgaaaagatatgcgACTGGTAGAATTTCACCTTACTAGCCAGATGTCTGGGGAATGGATACAAAACAAGCCAAGAACACACTTTGTAAAAACACTAGTCACCTGCTTCACCACACAttcctgttttctcttccctCAACTCTCTGTTTCCTACGTTAGAGACCCAATTACAGGTCTTTTCAGCTTATCCCTACAACAGGACCAGGCAACCAGCAgcactccctctctcctttcagtATCTGTCCTCAAAACACTGTGCCCCTCAAATCAAGTTGTGGGACTTGGTGGTTTTGCTGaaaatagtctctctctctctctctctctctctctctctccttctctccctctctcattttttttttcctgacataaCTTCATGGAGACAGCTGcgcaaattttaaaatgatcattgctTTACTGCTCATCATCATTATGTGACAGAATCCACCATTGGAACAGTAAATGATAGTCTTCCAGCACATTGTCAGATCAAAAGAATCTATCAACTTGGACTTCCACAAACTTTCCCCCTCCAAGAAGCACAGTATATACAGAGCATGCACTTAAGTAGTAAAAAAAAGCACTGGGATTTTCACACAGACACAGATACACCTTTTTCAtctaagacaaaggaaagaaaaaaagttggctCTACCTGCAGTTGTAGGTCCGGATCTCTTTGTTATCTCGCTTGCACTTGATTGCCACGAAGATCATAGTGACAAAGAGGATGCCGGCAATGGAGCCCAGCGCGATAATGAAAATCAGGGACAAGTTCACCGAGCCCATGGACTCTTGGGCATCGAGAGCAGGGGACAGGTAGATTAGGACTagtgcagaggcagagagagacgtCTTGCCATGGTCATGGGCCACCACAATAAGCTCATAAGAAGCCTTTGAGCTCTCGTCAAAGGTGCGAGTGGTTCTGACTTCCCCGTTGACCGGATCTATTTCAAAGAAGCCGCGGTCGCCCTCGGTCATGTCGTAGGTGACCCGGCCATTCTCACCCTCATCATAGTCATCTGCTTTGACAACGGTCACGAGGTAGCCTATGCCGGAGTTGCGGGGAATGTAGACCTCGGCTGTGCCATTGATCAAGGGTGGGGCCGTGATGACCGGAGTATTATCGTTGACATCGAGGATGATGACCCGAACTGTGGCGTTGCTCTGCAGCGAAGGCAGGCCTCCATCCTTGGCCAGAACCTTAAATTCGAACGCCTTGGTCTGTTCGTGGTTGAAGGATCGAAGCGCATATATGTCGCCGGAATTGGGGTTGATGGAGACATAGGTGAAGACAGGCATGTCCCGCACCTGGGACGGCACAATCTGGTAGGAGACACTGCCATTGAGACCCAAGTCGGGGTCTCGCGCTGACACCGAAAGCAGGTAGGCGCCAGGCGTGTTGTTCTCCTGCACAATGACCTGGTAGTAAGGTTTGGAAAAATGCGGGTGGTTGTCATTCTCATCGGTTATGCGAACCGTAAAGGATTTGGCACTCTGCAGCATGGGCACACCGCCGTCGCGTGCCTGGATTGTGAGGTTATACTGGTCATGCTGCTCGCGGTCCAGCCGACCGTCCACCAGGATAGTGGAGAAGCTCTCATACTCCTGCAGCCGAAAGGGCACGTTACCCAGCAAACGGCACTGCACGCGCGCATTGAGGCCGGAGTCTCGATCAGACACCCGCACCAGCGCAATCACGTAGCCCGGGGGGGCGCTCTCGCTTACCTCCACCATCTCACTGTTAACTGACAGCAGGTTGATGACTGGTGGGTTGTCATTGGTGTCCAGAACGCTGACGGTCACCTTGCAGTGTGCCGGGATGGAGTTGGGCCCCAGGTCCTTGGCCTGCACGTCCAATTCGTACACGTGGCCCTCTTCGTAGTCTAAGGCACCGGTGACTGTGACCAGGCCACTGTGTGGGTCGATCTGGAAGAGCTCGCGCGTGCGGTCATTGACGTAGCCATAGAAGGAGTAGACCACCTGGCCATTGGTGCCCTCATCTGGGTCACTGGCATTGAGGCGGATGACTGGTGTGTTGGGAGGTGAGTTCTCTGGCACGCTCACTGCATAGGTGGACTCGCCAAACACCGGGTTGTTGTCATTAGAATCTGTCACCTTGATGCTGAGGCCAACAGTGCCCAGGTGCGGTGGGTCGCCGCCGTCGAGTGCAGTGATGTGAAAGCTGTAGTGCGACTGTGTCTCGCGATCCAGACTCTTCTCCACCACAAGTTCTGCAAAGCGTGAGCCATCGCCACGCGTCTTGATTTCCAGGCCAAACAGCTCATTAGGCGTGAGTTCGTACGTCTGCACGCCGAAGCTGCCCGAGTCCGGGTCATAGGCGCTGTCCAGCGGGATGCGCGTGCCAGGACTAGCCGCCTCTGAGATCTCCAGCTCAATCTGTGCTGCTGGGAAGCTGGGCGCATTGTCGTTCAGGTCCTTGATCTCCACCTTAATCACGCATATCTCCATTGAGCTGGACATGACCTCAAGCGAGATGATGCACTTGGGGCTCTGGCGGCACAGCAGGTCGCGGTCAATCTTCTGCTTGGTGACAAGCAGGCCTGAACTGGGGTTAATGTCCACCAGGTGCGGAGCTGAGTTGGACACCACACGGAAGGCAGAGGCCTGCCGTGGATCCAGAGCGAAGCCTGCCTCGCGCGCGTCCTTGGCCACGTTGGCGATCACCGTCCCGGCGCGCTGCTCCTCTTCTACCGAGTACTTGAGGTTAATGAGGGCGGCTGCCTGCGTCCACAGTACAGCCAACAGCAGCAGCACCGGCAGCAGGAGCGACTCCATGGCTGCGCGGGGCTCTGCCTGGCCTCGCCTCTCCACTCCCCTCCGAGGCCGACGCCGCCGGCGCTCCAGCTTCCCGCCGACACGGGCCGCCTGTTGCGCGCAACCCGGGGCCCCGGAGGCCGCGGGAGGAGTCCCGCCCAGGGCGGCCCGGCGGCGCGGGGTAGACACCCGCGCCGGCTCCAACGCTGAAGTTGCAGCAGACTCGGAGGGGACTGTcgggggccctgggggctccggggAACCAAGGGAGAGCCGCGCGGCCCCgagccccctccctccagcccggCTCCTCAGTATTCCCCCTTCAAAGTTAGCCAGGCTCGACTGGCCGCAGCGGCGCAGGGCTGCGGGTCGGACGCCGTCTGAGCTGCCTGGTAGACGGGAGGATGAGTCTGGATCGCACCTGGGGCGAAGATTTGAAGGACCGTGGGGGTGCAGCCTCTCAGGCACTGCCTGGCCTGCCGCGGCGCACCCGCACAGGCGCTGGCGAACGCGCTCTCTGTTCACCTGGCATGCGCAAAGACCTCCCTCCAGCTCTCCTGGCTCGCTGCGGAGAGAGAACCCGCCTGCAACGCGCCCTCCGAGGTCGGGGGGGGGGCACGCTGACCTTTTCAAGGTCTGTTAGGGAGAAAGGATTATCAAAGGTGGGACTTTGAGTTGCTGTCAAGCGCCGCAGGCGCCTAGGTATCCAGCTGAGCTGGATGGCGGTCCTGTGGCCCgcaaaagcagggggaagggagagggggaggctgCTGAGACAAGAGAGCGCTCCCTCGCGCTGAGGTTGGCTTCAGATGGCTGGGGGGCGGGCGCCTGTCCAAGATTGGAGGTGGGCTCGGAGTCCCCTCCACAGAGCAGTTAGACTGCGGGCATCTGCGTCTCGGAAATCAAAGTTACCAACGCAGCCCGAGCCTCCACGTCAAGTTTGTGAAAACGAGGCGATGGTGATTTATCCAAGAAAATCAAAGTCCAGTTCTTTCCAAAGGCCCGGGGGTCGGGGATGGGGGGTAGGGGGCGGggaatggggaagagaggaaggaaagcgACGACAGTACCGGCCAGGAGAGGCGGGGCTGCTGCCGCGAATACCCGGGGCTTCACCTTCTTTCTTGGTCTAGGCTGGGGTGTCGTTCTgagggccgccgccgccgccaccgtcgccgacgccgccgccgccgctgccgccgcggCTATGGGAGGAAATCCTCCTAGCTCAGTCGAATGTCGCTAAGGTCCGCCTCAGCAGCTGCCACGGTCGATGGTTATGTCGCCGCCAAAGTTTACTTGCGGAAGCGTCTTGATTCCATCCTCCCAGAGAGGCGCTGGCCACGCTGCGTttgggctccctccctcctggacGCTGTCGCACTCGGGAGGTTTATCTTGCTGTCTGgctgtgtgtgaatgtgtgagagaggaagagtgcGTGTGTGGTGCAGGGACTGTGAGTGTTGAGTGTGAGCAAGCAGAGGTGGGAGGTTTTGGATCTCCGATGAATGCGCTCGGCCGCAACGTCGCTGAGCTCAACGCTAGAGACGCGAGTGCCACTGCCCTCTGGGCAAGTCCGGCATGGTGTGCTGGAGCTGTGCTGTCGTCCGCGCCCGCTGGTCGGTCTCCCCCTGCGCCCGTCACTGccgctactgctgctgctgctgctgctcccgaTGCCGCAAACTACTGGCGGTGGAGTctggagagagccagagagagcccGAGCTGCCGAGCCGGGCTACGCCAGGCGCTGGCCAATCAGCTCGCCGCCCAGCGGGCTCTGGGCTTGGGGC
The window above is part of the Vulpes lagopus strain Blue_001 chromosome X, ASM1834538v1, whole genome shotgun sequence genome. Proteins encoded here:
- the PCDH19 gene encoding protocadherin-19 isoform X1 is translated as MESLLLPVLLLLAVLWTQAAALINLKYSVEEEQRAGTVIANVAKDAREAGFALDPRQASAFRVVSNSAPHLVDINPSSGLLVTKQKIDRDLLCRQSPKCIISLEVMSSSMEICVIKVEIKDLNDNAPSFPAAQIELEISEAASPGTRIPLDSAYDPDSGSFGVQTYELTPNELFGLEIKTRGDGSRFAELVVEKSLDRETQSHYSFHITALDGGDPPHLGTVGLSIKVTDSNDNNPVFGESTYAVSVPENSPPNTPVIRLNASDPDEGTNGQVVYSFYGYVNDRTRELFQIDPHSGLVTVTGALDYEEGHVYELDVQAKDLGPNSIPAHCKVTVSVLDTNDNPPVINLLSVNSEMVEVSESAPPGYVIALVRVSDRDSGLNARVQCRLLGNVPFRLQEYESFSTILVDGRLDREQHDQYNLTIQARDGGVPMLQSAKSFTVRITDENDNHPHFSKPYYQVIVQENNTPGAYLLSVSARDPDLGLNGSVSYQIVPSQVRDMPVFTYVSINPNSGDIYALRSFNHEQTKAFEFKVLAKDGGLPSLQSNATVRVIILDVNDNTPVITAPPLINGTAEVYIPRNSGIGYLVTVVKADDYDEGENGRVTYDMTEGDRGFFEIDPVNGEVRTTRTFDESSKASYELIVVAHDHGKTSLSASALVLIYLSPALDAQESMGSVNLSLIFIIALGSIAGILFVTMIFVAIKCKRDNKEIRTYNCRIAEYSYGHQKKSSKKKKISKNDIRLVPRDVEETDKMNVVSCSSLTSSLNYFDYHQQTLPLGCRRSESTFLNVENQNTRNTSANHIYHHSFNSQGPQQPDLIINGVPLPETENYSFDSNYVNSRAHLIKSSTFKDLEGNSLKDSGHEESDQTDSEHDVQRSLYCDTAVNDVLNTSVTSMGSQMPDHDQNEGFHCREECRILGHSDRCWMPRNPMPTRSKSPEHVRNVIALSIEATAADVEAYDDCGPTKRTFATFGKDVSEHLAEERPTLKGRRTVDVTICSPKVNGAIREAGNGCEAISPVTSPLHLKSPLPTKPSVSYTIALAPPAHDLEQYINNGPSRPSEAEPHGADSEKVMHEVNPTLKEGRDKESPGVKRLKDIIL
- the PCDH19 gene encoding protocadherin-19 isoform X2, with protein sequence MESLLLPVLLLLAVLWTQAAALINLKYSVEEEQRAGTVIANVAKDAREAGFALDPRQASAFRVVSNSAPHLVDINPSSGLLVTKQKIDRDLLCRQSPKCIISLEVMSSSMEICVIKVEIKDLNDNAPSFPAAQIELEISEAASPGTRIPLDSAYDPDSGSFGVQTYELTPNELFGLEIKTRGDGSRFAELVVEKSLDRETQSHYSFHITALDGGDPPHLGTVGLSIKVTDSNDNNPVFGESTYAVSVPENSPPNTPVIRLNASDPDEGTNGQVVYSFYGYVNDRTRELFQIDPHSGLVTVTGALDYEEGHVYELDVQAKDLGPNSIPAHCKVTVSVLDTNDNPPVINLLSVNSEMVEVSESAPPGYVIALVRVSDRDSGLNARVQCRLLGNVPFRLQEYESFSTILVDGRLDREQHDQYNLTIQARDGGVPMLQSAKSFTVRITDENDNHPHFSKPYYQVIVQENNTPGAYLLSVSARDPDLGLNGSVSYQIVPSQVRDMPVFTYVSINPNSGDIYALRSFNHEQTKAFEFKVLAKDGGLPSLQSNATVRVIILDVNDNTPVITAPPLINGTAEVYIPRNSGIGYLVTVVKADDYDEGENGRVTYDMTEGDRGFFEIDPVNGEVRTTRTFDESSKASYELIVVAHDHGKTSLSASALVLIYLSPALDAQESMGSVNLSLIFIIALGSIAGILFVTMIFVAIKCKRDNKEIRTYNCRIAEYSYGHQKKSSKKKKISKNDIRLVPRDVEETDKMNVVSCSSLTSSLNYFDYHQQTLPLGCRRSESTFLNVENQNTRNTSANHIYHHSFNSQGPQQPDLIINGVPLPETENYSFDSNYVNSRAHLIKSSSTFKDLEGNSLKDSGHEESDQTDSEHDVQRSLYCDTAVNDVLNTSVTSMGSQMPDHDQNEGFHCREECRILGHSDRCWMPRNPMPTRSKSPEHVRNVIALSIEATAADVEAYDDCGPTKRTFATFGKDVSEHLAEERPTLKGRRTVDVTICSPKVNGAIREAGNGCEAISPVTSPLHLKSPLPTKPSVSYTIALAPPAHDLEQYINNGPSRPSEAEPHGADSEKVMHEVNPTLKEGRDKESPGVKRLKDIIL
- the PCDH19 gene encoding protocadherin-19 isoform X3; translation: MESLLLPVLLLLAVLWTQAAALINLKYSVEEEQRAGTVIANVAKDAREAGFALDPRQASAFRVVSNSAPHLVDINPSSGLLVTKQKIDRDLLCRQSPKCIISLEVMSSSMEICVIKVEIKDLNDNAPSFPAAQIELEISEAASPGTRIPLDSAYDPDSGSFGVQTYELTPNELFGLEIKTRGDGSRFAELVVEKSLDRETQSHYSFHITALDGGDPPHLGTVGLSIKVTDSNDNNPVFGESTYAVSVPENSPPNTPVIRLNASDPDEGTNGQVVYSFYGYVNDRTRELFQIDPHSGLVTVTGALDYEEGHVYELDVQAKDLGPNSIPAHCKVTVSVLDTNDNPPVINLLSVNSEMVEVSESAPPGYVIALVRVSDRDSGLNARVQCRLLGNVPFRLQEYESFSTILVDGRLDREQHDQYNLTIQARDGGVPMLQSAKSFTVRITDENDNHPHFSKPYYQVIVQENNTPGAYLLSVSARDPDLGLNGSVSYQIVPSQVRDMPVFTYVSINPNSGDIYALRSFNHEQTKAFEFKVLAKDGGLPSLQSNATVRVIILDVNDNTPVITAPPLINGTAEVYIPRNSGIGYLVTVVKADDYDEGENGRVTYDMTEGDRGFFEIDPVNGEVRTTRTFDESSKASYELIVVAHDHGKTSLSASALVLIYLSPALDAQESMGSVNLSLIFIIALGSIAGILFVTMIFVAIKCKRDNKEIRTYNCRIAEYSYGHQKKSSKKKKISKNDIRLVPRDVEETDKMNVVSCSSLTSSLNYFDYHQQTLPLGCRRSESTFLNVENQNTRNTSANHIYHHSFNSQGPQQPDLIINGVPLPETENYSFDSNYVNSRAHLIKSSSTFKDLEGNSLKDSGHEESDQTDSEHDVQRSLYCDTAVNDVLNTSVTSMGSQMPDHGLNPE